The Littorina saxatilis isolate snail1 linkage group LG1, US_GU_Lsax_2.0, whole genome shotgun sequence nucleotide sequence AACACATCTGAGACTCGAGATGCATGCCTTACACTTCACGGGAAGCAAACATACCTCATGACACGAAGGCGATTGTGTCACATCGTGGACTAGCTGTGTATTTTTGGAAgaaatatgtgtgcttgtgtaacCCAAAGTTTAACACAACAAAGAGCGCGTAACTCTTGCAAAATTAATTCcgagttgtgtcccttgaaAGAGCAAGGCCGTGTTGCTGGAGGAGTGCATTCCCCTGAACCATGCTTCGCAGTAACATCTTTCTTCTAGTTGCAGACAATCTTTGAGTTCGGTAGTCATGTGGTGTTAATTAAGACCAAACATTTTCACAGTTTACGGTTAGTATTAAACTTGGATTTTAcctgatttttttgctgactgCATGACTGAACAAATCTGCAGCAGGAATTCAGTAGAGGTTTGTGTTGGCTTGCCTTTTCATACATGATGATGATGTGGGCAAAACTCCTGAACGTCGTGATCATTCTGGCGTGAACCTTATAATGAATCTGCGCCAACATTACTGCTGCCACTGAGAAAATTAGTCGCACCAACCAAATGAGGATAGTTTCCCTGTACAGGGATTGCCTCActatttgaagaagaagaagaggacgaAATCTGAACGCATTTTAGTTTTTACCCCAACATTTGTTTCATTCGATAAGGCACCGAATGAATAACTCGATAAGTCCTTTGAATGAGGACTGAAGGATTTTTTGATAAAGCAAAGTTTTCAGTTAAAATATTTGTTCCATTTTTCATCACGAATTAGACCCCATGAGTGGAATATGGTGTCCAAAGTTCGAATAGCAGTACatgggagggaaggagggataCAATGGAGttcataaaaaaatataaacaagaCTGACTAACTTCCTACCAATAGGCTCATGTGTAAATTACCAGTTGGTAATATTTTTGAATGTTCAAACTTATTCTTTGtacttctccccccccccccccccccccctcatctctCTAAATTCAAGTAACTGGTAATCAAAGATTCAAAATGTATTTCACATTCAGTATGAAGTTTTAATGAAAAATGATTTGTTTCAGGACGTATTCTAGCAGTATACAGCATGGAATCAACAGTTTAAATTTTGCCAGCTGTACCCCTCTTCCTGTGTTCATCTTGACTGAGcaaaacaatggctgacgtgatTCGACGCCTCCACCAGGCGATACAGAACGATGATATGAAGGGTGTAGAAGCAGCGGTGGCAGCAGGAGCGGACATGGACCAAGTGTTCGGCATGCAGGGTAAGAGAGGAGGAGTACTTCTGTCGGGTTTttgaagacaaacaaaaaatccaaGGCTgcaatacagtgaaaccccccttttaagacccccttccccccaccccccaaattAAAGTCTTCCCCCCTTTTTAGACCCTAGTTTTCTCAGACATTCTGTTCttaacctttgtaaatttaccctacattttaagactcccttgtttttaagacctgattttctcagacttttgaaGGTCAGAAAAGGGGAGATATAGATCCACTGTATAAAAGAACGTTTGCAGACAAGTGTATGTAACGTCAGACAATTAAAAGAGCTCAAGAAGTGTATAAAATCCAAGGTTGCATTAGTTGGTTTGACTTTTGGATGCCACTTTCAGACAATTTCCTTTTTAGTATCACATCAAGAGTGCCTATGACAAGTTCATTTATTTTCATGTCATCAAAAGTAACCGTTGAATATAAAATCTGGAGctatttctttttatctttttgttgttgttgttttgtgcaaACTCTGAATTTTGCTTTTAAAGCAGTGAAAATGTTTTGCATGTACTTTGGGAAACACTTCAAGTTGAATATTTATAGCACCGTTGCAATTTAAGTTAACAATTCTGATCATATGGTGTTGGTGGTTTCACTAATGCAACTTGACCGCTTGCTTTTGACGGGCAGGTACGGCTCTTTGTCAGGCCGTCACGACAGGTAAACGTGATATGGTCGCGCTGCTGCTGGAGCTGGGGTGTAATGTCAACGCAGAGGACTTTGACGGAGGCTTCCCCCTTCCTCTTGCCATCAGGAAACACATGACTGACATCGCTCTCTTGTTGATGTCTGTCTCGTCTTGCGATGTCAACATCTTGGACCCTGTTTCAAAAcatgtgagtgtctgtgtgtgtgtgtactttttttttttttttttaatatgacaGGTGTTGGGATGGAGACTTGGATTTTACAAATGCAATGGTCCTCCTCTTATAAGACTTTCAAAAatcgttaaaacattttttgggGAGATATTCTAAATTGGACAGATATTCAAGTAAATTGGACAGATATTCAAGTAAATTGGACAGAATTTCTAGTACAATGGACAGAATTTCTAGTAAAATGGACACATATTCAAGAAAGCAGGGTCTTTCAAgtgaggaagtcttaaattggggagggggattcttaaaggcacagtccttctgtGTGTTCAGGTCACATCCTAAATCGTGCCAAGCTTTAATCTGGGAtaaagaccatcccttcacttggactcataccaaaATGCAACTCCCTAGCTTCTTTCTGTGCAGGGTAGGAATTGTGTATGAAGTTATTTTGTAGCTGGCGCTAGTAGCTATTGACTAACAAGTAAGACATAAGATAATTTAATATTTACATTTTCACACAGGCAGTTGGTTTTGGGTAtgggtccaagtggagggatggtgttaTCCCAGATAAAAGCCCGgcctcatcttcttcttcttcttcgttcatgggcttagactcccacgtttacccatgtttttagcacgagtggatttttacgtgtatgaccgtttttaccccgccattcaggcagcatacgcagattccgggggaagcatgctgagtattttcgtgtttctataacccaccgaactcttacatggattacaggattttttctgtgcgcacttggtcttgtgcttgcgtgtagacacgaaggaggttaagtcgctagcaggtctgcacataagttgacctgggagatcggaaaaatccccACTCTTAACTCACCAGGCGGCATTCGaattcacgacctcccgattaggaggccgacatcttaccaccacgccactgcacccgtctaacctgatctgagatggtgacctGAAtcatttacacaggaaggagatGGGCGGTGTCTAAAAACAAAACTTTCATTGTCTCATCGTTCTATAATACAGAAGATCTTCATTGTTTTTGGCTTCACATCACATGTTGTTTTCAGTGTGCACTATGATTTATCCTTGCAGCGCCCGCTATGTGCAGCAGTGACGGAAGGTCTCACGGAGATTGTGGAGGCTTTGGTGCAGCACCAGCAATGTAACATCACTCAGGTACGCATATATCACTGTGTACAGCAATGTAACATCACTCAGGTACGCATATCACTGTGTACAGCAATGTAACATCACTCAGGTACGCATATCACTGTGTACAGTAATGTAACATCACTCAGGTACGCATATCACTGTGTACAGCAATGTAACATCACTCAGGTACGCATATCACTGTGTACAGCAATGTGACATCACTCAGGTACGCATATCACTGTGTACAGCAATGTAACATCACTCAGGTACGCATATCACTGTGTACAGCAATGTGAACCCCCTTTTAGGACCCCTcaattttaagaccttgttctTTCAGACTTTCTGCAAGTCgctgtaaattgacccccattttaagatttcctccttttgagacctgattttctcagttttttggAGGTTCTAAAAAGGGGGGCTCTGTGACGTTCAACGCAGCTTCTTTTGAGGCACATGCATTaaacaggcctgggaatgatacgCCTTTCGTCGTAAATACGACGAAGTCCTCTTGtaattgtgtaagaaaagagcctccgtTTTTCCcctaaaaatgcttaaaacgcaacattttcCCGTCAGTACTCCCAAACCACTTgtactcattcccaggcctgattAAAAGATGTAATTGAATGGAGGAGAGAAATGATGAAAGTGAAAGATCGTTTGTGTGATCATAACTTAATGCAAGATGATACACAGCGCTGTAATAGGTAGTTTGCAGAGCCCTGTGTTGGAAGTGTACGTGTTCTTGATGCACCTTTgtgatttgtttgtgttttcccTTGTGACATGAGCCAACTCTACATGTGATTGACAGTTATTACAAAATTGAGAATCATGAATTGTCAGGTAAGCTTATAGCCTGCTGGCACGAAGAAGAGAAAGGAGAAAGCAGGGTTAAGAGAGAATACTTTCTGCTTGATAGGACCATATCACATGGTTGCAGCATCAAGTTAGTCTTCCAGCAATTTGATGAGTGTTATGATTACGATAACATCCAATATCAAACTGAGTCTGACGTGTGTTTTTGTAACAGGGTCTGACTTGAGTGTTTTGGTTACAGGGtaacagtgttggtaactcaGCGCTGCACCTGTCCCTACTGCACCAACAGGATAACATCACCAAAATCCTGTCACGCTGCGAGGGGTTCCGCTTCCTGCACAACCTGGCCGGTCACGCCCCAGTGCACATCGTGGCCACGCTCGGCCACATGAAAAGTCTGGACATCCTGTTCCCAACCCGTGTCCATTCCACTGAGGTGTTTCATCAAACAGAGGATGGTGAGGGGGACGGTCCCACGAAAACCTTCACAGGGAACGCGCTGCAGAGAGAACTGAACCAGACAGCGAGGCTGACCGGTGACACAGCGCTGCACTTGGCGGTGAGAGAGAAGCACCGTGACGTCGCCCTCCGGCTGATTGAGATGGGGGCTGCGACAGACATCCAGAACAACGGCGGTCAAACAGCACTGCTGCTGGCCTGTGCCGACAGTAATACCGATCTCGCTTTGCAGCTGTTGAAGAACGGAGCCCCACCTAATCTGGCCGGACATCTCCGAATGCAGCAGCGCACGCTTTTGGCAACGCATGCACGGGAGAGTTCTCTGACTCCGCTGCATGTAGCAGCGTCCAGCAATAACCTTGACCTTGTCAAAGCCCTGTGTGAGAGTGGGGCTGACGTCAATATTTGTGATGAGCGCGGACGCTCCCCACTCTATGTAGCCTTGCTCAACAACGCAGGAGAGGTTGCCGCGTTTCTGCTGAGTCGCACCGACCAGAAGCTTCACACTCCACTAGGGGGCAGCACATTGCTCCACGCTGTTTGCCAGTGTCTCAGCCACGCTGCCGAGGTCACCTACGCCCTGTTGGAACATGGCTGCTCCCCTCACGACCCCAATCGCCTTGGCAACCTGCCGCTACATGAAGCGGTGTGTTGGGAAAACGTTGAAGTGGTGCGTGTCTTGCTGCAACAGGGTGCCAGCCCTTGTGTGCCTGGTGAGATGAACACCTTGCCACTCACCTTTGCTGCCAGGACGGGACGTACTGATATGGCGGCTCTGCTGGTAGGGGCAGGTGCAGACATCAATGGTGCTGAAACAAAGGTACGTTGGTGTggctgttgatgttgttgtggaTGTTGTGgatgttgtcactgttgacacacacaaaaatgtggttgtggttgttgttgttgttaggcctaaaaaaaaaaataggtgtggttacggtaacccgacctaccctaattttaggggccgatcctataactttttattacatttgtcaaaaaaagaagaaaaaaaaaaaaacgagtgcaaaaaacgcaatgaaagcgaaagcgcccgagtcgcacacttatttccctgtcaagtaggtttaatttgtacacattagaaaacaagtcgcgtaaggcgaaaatacaatatttagtcaagtagctgccatttttcagcaagaccgtatactcgtagcatcgtcagtccaccgctcatggcaaaggcagtgaaattgacaagaagagcggggtagtagttgcgctaagaaggatagcacgcttttctgtacctctctttggtttaactttctgagcgtgtttttaatccaaacatatcatatctatatgtttttgaaatcaggaaccgacaaggaataagatgaaagtgtttttaaattgatttggacaatttaattttgataataatttttatatatttaattttcagagcttgtttttaatccgaatataacatatgtatatgtttttggaatcagcaaatgatggaaaataagataaacgtaaatttggatcgttttataaatttttatttttttttacaattttccgatttttaatgaccaaagtcattaattaatttttaagccaccaagctgaaatgcaataccgaaccccggtcttcgtcgaagattacttgaccaaaatttcaaccaatttggttgaaaaatgagggcgtgacagtgccgcctcaactctcacgaaaagccggatatgacgtcatcaaagacatttatcaaaaaaatgaaaaaaacgttcggggatttcatacccaggaactctcatgtcaaatttcataaagatcggtccagtagtttagtctgaatcgctctgcacacacacgcacacacgcacacacgcacatacaccacgaccctcgtttcgattccccctcgatgttaaaatatttagtcaaaacttgactaaatataaaaaagtttaaaaaaaaaatgattgcctaccttcctaccctatttttttgggctatgttaccgtaaccacacctattttttttttggccttacagtggaaccccccttttaagaccttaaaaatctgagaaaatcaggtctgaaaaaggagggagtcttaaaatggaggtaaatttacagagcttatgaacagaacatgtgaGAAAACAATGCAGGAAGTCTTCAATTGGGGGGGGCGGAAAATAGGGGTTCCACAGTACTGTTGTTGCTAAATAAATGACTAGTGAAAAGTAGCTACCATTAGAAATTAAAGCATGTAACTTTGTAAGAGAAATATTCATGTGCGTATGAAAAAGTTTGAGTATCATTCAACCCGTGCGATTTCTGTTTACAGGGAGATAACTGCATGGATCCAGACTCGGACACAGACGGAGAAGATTGGAGCCCCCTGAGAGAAGCTCTGGAGGCTGGAGCAGTGGATTTCGCGTCCTTCTTGGTGGAAGCTGGTTGTGACCTCTGGCAAGAAAAGTACCTTTTCGCCGAAACCAAGGCCCCCACCACAAACCCCACCACCAGCTTTTCTATGTTGGATCTGGAAGACAGCGATGATAGTGACGAGGAGGCTGATGATGAGGTACCGCTGGTCGTTAAGGATGACCAGCACCTGCTTGATTGGCTGAGGACCAAGGCCCGTAACCCCAAGTCGCTCCTGCAGTTTAGTCTTGAGGCTGTGCGTAGTGTGTTTCGCCACGGTGATCCCCCCTTTGCTCTGATGCTGGCCCTTCCTCTGCCTGAGAAAATGATCGCCAAGTTGTTGTACAGAGAGGAGATCTGATCTTGCTTTTCATCTGATGAGGTTGCAAAGAGAAATCGACATACAGTTGATCGACCATTCACGGGCTCTAAAAATAAGAGAAAATCTTGTCTtggaaaggagggagtcttcaagtGAAAGCTTTTGTTCAGATATTGTCAATCAACAAATCTGAGGGGTGTCTTCAAAGGGCGGTTGCACTgtagtttttgtgtttttctctcttcctATTTTAGaatttcttgtgtgtttttctcctcATTTTGTATGTGGTTTTATTTATTGAGTGTTTCAACCGGTTGTCTGTTGATATGTTACGTTAAGTGTGCAACTGGTATTCTGTGTACATTATACAGATTCTTGTGTGATAGGTGTTATTGGTGCTTTGTCAGTTTGAAATATCAGTATTCCGTCCTCTTGTTAGTTTGACACAACTGACTTGTAACCTTggcctcccccccctcctccacccccttccTTATGTCACTTTCTTGGTTGGTGCTAAAGTACACTGTACTTGTCTTGGTCAGATCTGTCTTTCAGTCAGCGGGACCAATCCTAAGGACTGTTGACTGATCAACAAATGATGATGAATCTCAGACAGTAttctttgtggtttttttgtttttgtttttttgtccaGTTATTTTTGACATAAATTGTGTTGTTTATATTTATTGAGTTGATTTGCTTTTATGTATAACACTAATCCTTCTCAAGTTAGTcttaggcaacaacaaaaaataggtctgtttacggtaacataggccccaaaaatagggtcggtaggttgggatttttttgttattttttttttcttccaaaaaaccatatttttacgttattttattttattttttttccccaaatgccaaaaaaaagtctagggtcgcgcgaaaaaaatagggtcggtcgggttaccgtaaacagactttttttttttttttccttaatcTTTGACATTTGTTTTCTCACTGAGGAATTTGTTCTATGTGTTTTGCATGACTCCAACCCCAACATGTGCACATTTTGTCAAAGCCTAAATATTTCTGTTAATTTATACGTTTTGAAccagtgtgtttgcatgtgtgtacatgtttgtgTTCGTGTACATGTTCATAAAGTAATAACAGCGTTACTTAGGAATACTACATCCGTCCATGGAATTGTGCTATAATTGTAAAAATCATGTACAGGTATAGTGCATGA carries:
- the LOC138960059 gene encoding ankyrin-3-like → MADVIRRLHQAIQNDDMKGVEAAVAAGADMDQVFGMQGTALCQAVTTGKRDMVALLLELGCNVNAEDFDGGFPLPLAIRKHMTDIALLLMSVSSCDVNILDPVSKHRPLCAAVTEGLTEIVEALVQHQQCNITQGNSVGNSALHLSLLHQQDNITKILSRCEGFRFLHNLAGHAPVHIVATLGHMKSLDILFPTRVHSTEVFHQTEDGEGDGPTKTFTGNALQRELNQTARLTGDTALHLAVREKHRDVALRLIEMGAATDIQNNGGQTALLLACADSNTDLALQLLKNGAPPNLAGHLRMQQRTLLATHARESSLTPLHVAASSNNLDLVKALCESGADVNICDERGRSPLYVALLNNAGEVAAFLLSRTDQKLHTPLGGSTLLHAVCQCLSHAAEVTYALLEHGCSPHDPNRLGNLPLHEAVCWENVEVVRVLLQQGASPCVPGEMNTLPLTFAARTGRTDMAALLVGAGADINGAETKGDNCMDPDSDTDGEDWSPLREALEAGAVDFASFLVEAGCDLWQEKYLFAETKAPTTNPTTSFSMLDLEDSDDSDEEADDEVPLVVKDDQHLLDWLRTKARNPKSLLQFSLEAVRSVFRHGDPPFALMLALPLPEKMIAKLLYREEI